In one Thermaerobacter sp. PB12/4term genomic region, the following are encoded:
- a CDS encoding glycerol-3-phosphate dehydrogenase/oxidase has protein sequence MAVNRQQALAQLQRETFDLLIIGGGITGSGVAREAAHRGLRVAVVEARDFAAGTSSRSTKLIHGGLRYLKERDFRLVHEAVVERMRLLRLAPHLVRPEWFVFPVYRGDPDPLWQLRIGLWLYDRYAGRSLGTLRHRILSPARVQQEEPLLRQEGLVGAGMYVDAVTDDARLTATVARQAVAAGAVVVNYAEVTGFVKDAGGQVVGVRVRDLLAGGGPGAGTAAAGTPEAAGAEVAPAAGQGATPGQGTAAAGPAVQAAGQADAGGAAGQAGAGGDEFVIRARRILNATGPWADRVRQLDDPGSPRLLRLTKGIHIAFTRDRLPIRHAVTMRGPDGRIMFAVPRGAFAYAGTTDTVYQDDPARPRPEAADVRYVLDALNRTFPATRLGPDDVISAWAGLRPLIDPGDTRDPSAISRDYKLYTSPSGLVTVAGGKLTAYKAMARNIVDQVFPETQGAPVDEEPLPGGAAVPAEAELRQKAAQTGLPVEELQWLARHYGDEIVRVLGYLRPEDLQAGPRAARVRAAARYAAAEEMAQTLADALWRRVPEALWSTDNGRGVAADAAAAMGEILGWDEERRDGEVAAYLSQVQAMHAWRESF, from the coding sequence GTGGCAGTGAATCGCCAGCAGGCGCTGGCCCAACTGCAGCGGGAGACCTTCGACCTGCTCATCATCGGGGGCGGCATCACGGGTAGCGGCGTGGCCCGGGAGGCAGCGCACCGGGGGCTGCGGGTCGCGGTGGTGGAGGCGCGGGACTTCGCCGCCGGGACCAGCAGCCGCTCGACCAAGCTGATCCACGGCGGGCTGCGCTATCTCAAGGAGCGGGACTTCCGCCTGGTCCACGAGGCGGTGGTGGAGCGCATGCGCCTCCTGCGCCTGGCACCCCACCTGGTGCGGCCGGAGTGGTTCGTCTTTCCCGTGTACCGGGGTGACCCCGACCCGCTGTGGCAACTGCGCATCGGCCTCTGGCTTTATGACCGGTACGCCGGCCGGAGCCTGGGCACCCTGCGGCACCGGATCCTCAGCCCGGCCCGCGTGCAGCAGGAGGAGCCCCTGCTGCGCCAGGAAGGGCTGGTGGGGGCCGGCATGTACGTCGACGCCGTCACTGACGACGCGCGCCTGACGGCGACGGTGGCGCGCCAGGCCGTGGCCGCAGGGGCGGTGGTGGTCAACTACGCCGAGGTGACCGGGTTCGTCAAGGACGCGGGCGGGCAGGTGGTGGGCGTGCGGGTCCGGGACCTGCTGGCGGGTGGCGGGCCCGGGGCAGGGACGGCGGCGGCCGGCACGCCGGAGGCGGCCGGCGCGGAGGTTGCGCCCGCGGCGGGCCAGGGGGCCACGCCGGGGCAGGGGACGGCGGCCGCTGGCCCGGCGGTGCAGGCGGCCGGTCAGGCGGATGCCGGTGGTGCGGCCGGCCAGGCGGGCGCCGGCGGCGACGAGTTCGTCATCCGGGCCCGCCGGATCCTCAACGCCACGGGTCCCTGGGCCGACCGGGTGCGCCAGCTGGACGACCCCGGCTCACCGCGCCTCCTGCGGCTGACCAAGGGCATCCACATCGCCTTCACCCGCGACCGGTTGCCCATCCGCCACGCGGTGACCATGCGCGGCCCGGACGGGCGCATCATGTTCGCCGTGCCCCGGGGAGCCTTCGCCTATGCCGGTACCACCGACACCGTATACCAGGACGATCCGGCCCGTCCCCGGCCCGAGGCCGCTGACGTCCGCTACGTGCTGGACGCCCTCAACCGCACCTTCCCCGCCACCCGCCTGGGACCGGACGACGTGATCAGCGCCTGGGCGGGCCTGCGGCCGCTCATCGACCCGGGGGATACGCGGGATCCCAGCGCCATCTCCCGGGACTACAAGCTCTACACCAGCCCTTCGGGCCTGGTGACGGTGGCCGGCGGGAAGCTGACGGCCTACAAGGCCATGGCCCGCAACATCGTCGATCAGGTGTTTCCCGAGACCCAAGGGGCACCGGTGGACGAGGAGCCCCTGCCCGGCGGCGCAGCCGTGCCGGCGGAGGCCGAATTGCGGCAGAAGGCGGCCCAGACGGGCTTGCCCGTGGAAGAACTGCAGTGGCTGGCCCGCCACTACGGGGATGAGATCGTCCGGGTCCTGGGCTACCTGCGCCCCGAAGACCTGCAGGCGGGGCCGCGGGCGGCCCGGGTCCGGGCGGCGGCCCGGTACGCTGCCGCGGAGGAGATGGCCCAGACCCTGGCCGACGCCCTCTGGCGCCGGGTGCCCGAGGCCCTCTGGAGCACCGACAACGGGCGCGGGGTGGCGGCCGACGCGGCGGCGGCCATGGGCGAGATCCTGGGCTGGGACGAGGAGCGGCGGGACGGCGAGGTGGCCGCGTACCTCAGCCAGGTGCAGGCCATGCACGCCTGGCGCGAAAGCTTCTGA
- the glpK gene encoding glycerol kinase GlpK, translating into MARYVLALDQGTTSSRAILFDRQGSVVAVRNQEFRQIYPRPGWVEHDPLDIWDSQLAVAKAVLKEAGASPDDIAAIGVTNQRETTIVWDKATGDPVYNAIVWQDRRTADLCTDLKRRGREALFREKTGLVVDPYFSGTKIAWILDNVPGVRERAERGEVIFGTVDTWLVWKLTGGRVHVTDYSNASRTLIFNIHTLDWDDELLQELNIPRAMLPEARPSSQVYGETDPALLGGAIPIAGIAGDQQAALFGQACFRPGMAKNTYGTGAFVLMNTGDRPARSEHGLITTVAWGVDGKVEYALEGSIFIAGAVVQWLRDELKIIEKAADTEPLARSVDDTGGVYLVPAFAGLGAPYWDPYARGTIVGITRGTGRAHLARAALESIAYQTRDVLGAMEADSGLALSALRVDGGAVVNNFLMQFQADLLGVPVDRPVVNETTALGAAYLAGLAVGFWRNREEIEQFWQRDRRFEPAMPEDVREKLYAGWKRAVERARAWEEPAQ; encoded by the coding sequence ATGGCGCGTTACGTCCTCGCCCTGGACCAGGGCACGACCAGTTCGCGAGCCATCCTGTTCGACCGCCAGGGCAGCGTGGTGGCGGTGCGCAACCAGGAGTTCCGGCAGATCTACCCCAGGCCGGGCTGGGTCGAGCACGACCCCCTGGACATCTGGGACTCGCAGCTCGCCGTGGCCAAGGCGGTGCTGAAGGAGGCCGGCGCCTCCCCGGATGACATCGCGGCCATCGGCGTGACGAACCAGCGGGAGACCACCATCGTGTGGGACAAGGCGACCGGCGACCCCGTCTACAACGCCATCGTGTGGCAGGACCGGCGGACCGCCGACCTGTGCACCGACCTCAAGCGCCGCGGGCGGGAGGCCCTGTTTCGGGAGAAGACCGGCCTGGTGGTCGACCCCTATTTCTCCGGAACCAAGATCGCGTGGATCCTGGACAACGTGCCGGGGGTGCGGGAGCGGGCCGAGCGCGGCGAGGTGATCTTCGGCACCGTGGACACCTGGCTGGTCTGGAAGCTGACGGGCGGCCGGGTCCACGTCACCGACTACTCCAACGCCTCCCGGACCCTGATCTTCAACATCCACACCCTGGACTGGGACGACGAGCTGCTGCAGGAGCTCAACATCCCGCGGGCCATGCTGCCCGAGGCCCGGCCGTCCAGCCAGGTCTACGGCGAGACGGACCCGGCCTTGCTCGGCGGTGCCATCCCCATCGCCGGGATCGCCGGTGACCAGCAGGCCGCCCTCTTCGGCCAGGCCTGCTTCCGGCCCGGCATGGCCAAGAACACCTACGGCACCGGCGCCTTCGTGCTGATGAACACCGGCGACCGGCCCGCCCGCTCGGAGCACGGCCTGATCACCACCGTGGCCTGGGGCGTGGACGGCAAGGTGGAGTACGCCCTGGAGGGCTCGATCTTCATCGCCGGCGCCGTGGTCCAGTGGCTGCGGGACGAGCTCAAGATCATCGAGAAGGCGGCCGACACCGAGCCCCTGGCCCGGTCGGTGGACGACACGGGCGGCGTCTACCTGGTGCCGGCCTTCGCCGGGCTGGGCGCGCCCTACTGGGATCCCTACGCCCGCGGCACCATCGTCGGCATCACCCGCGGCACCGGCCGCGCCCATCTGGCCCGGGCCGCCCTGGAGTCCATCGCCTACCAGACCCGCGACGTGCTGGGCGCCATGGAGGCCGACTCGGGCCTGGCCCTCAGCGCCCTGCGGGTCGACGGGGGCGCCGTGGTCAACAACTTCCTCATGCAGTTCCAGGCCGATCTGCTGGGGGTGCCGGTGGACCGGCCGGTGGTCAACGAGACCACGGCCCTGGGCGCCGCCTACCTGGCCGGCCTGGCGGTGGGCTTCTGGCGGAATCGCGAGGAGATCGAGCAGTTCTGGCAGCGTGACCGGCGGTTCGAGCCGGCCATGCCGGAGGACGTGCGGGAGAAGCTCTACGCCGGCTGGAAGCGGGCGGTGGAGCGGGCCAGGGCCTGGGAAGAACCGGCCCAGTGA
- the dhaM gene encoding dihydroxyacetone kinase phosphoryl donor subunit DhaM: MTAPAAGTALVLVSHSRTLAEGVRELAAQMAGPGVPIVTAAGLDDGSLGTDATAILAAVEAALERAQEAVVLFDLGSAYLNTTTALDLLPEEKRRRVVLADAPLVEGAVIAAVAASVGEGAATVRERAEEARGMRKVAEEPVPPATGGS, encoded by the coding sequence GTGACGGCGCCGGCCGCCGGCACCGCCCTGGTGCTGGTGTCCCACAGCCGCACCCTGGCAGAAGGGGTCCGGGAACTAGCGGCCCAGATGGCCGGGCCCGGCGTCCCCATCGTCACCGCCGCAGGGCTCGACGACGGCAGCCTGGGGACCGACGCCACCGCCATCCTGGCCGCCGTCGAGGCGGCCTTGGAACGGGCCCAGGAGGCGGTGGTGCTGTTCGACCTGGGCAGCGCCTACCTCAACACCACCACCGCCCTCGACCTGCTGCCCGAGGAGAAGCGCCGGCGCGTGGTGCTGGCCGACGCCCCCCTGGTGGAGGGCGCGGTGATCGCCGCGGTGGCGGCCTCGGTGGGCGAGGGTGCGGCGACCGTCCGGGAGCGGGCCGAGGAAGCCCGGGGCATGCGCAAGGTGGCTGAGGAGCCGGTTCCTCCGGCGACCGGCGGCTCTTGA
- the dhaL gene encoding dihydroxyacetone kinase subunit DhaL, giving the protein MAGDAAATVDGERIRAFIRRFAEKVAAHKDELTALDAAIGDADHGTNMDRGLQAALERLPAEGAAPADLLKAVAMALISKVGGASGPLYGTAFLRAAGAVAGKAALEPGDVAALFKAALAGIQERGKATRGEKTMVDALAPAVEALEAALGRGAALGEALAEAARAAREGSDATIPLVATKGRASYLGERSRGHRDPGSLSATLMMEAAAETLAGGPAS; this is encoded by the coding sequence ATGGCAGGGGACGCGGCAGCGACCGTGGACGGGGAGCGGATCCGGGCCTTCATCCGCCGGTTCGCCGAGAAGGTGGCCGCCCACAAGGACGAGCTGACCGCCCTGGACGCGGCCATCGGCGACGCCGACCACGGCACCAACATGGACCGTGGCCTGCAGGCTGCGCTGGAGCGGCTGCCCGCCGAGGGAGCGGCCCCCGCCGATCTGCTCAAGGCCGTCGCCATGGCCCTGATCTCCAAGGTCGGCGGGGCCTCGGGCCCGCTGTACGGAACGGCCTTCTTGCGGGCCGCCGGCGCGGTGGCGGGCAAGGCGGCCCTGGAGCCTGGGGACGTGGCCGCCCTCTTCAAGGCCGCCCTGGCGGGGATCCAGGAGCGGGGCAAGGCGACCCGGGGCGAGAAGACGATGGTCGACGCCCTGGCGCCGGCCGTCGAGGCCCTGGAGGCCGCCCTGGGGCGGGGGGCCGCCCTGGGTGAGGCCCTGGCGGAAGCCGCCCGGGCCGCCCGGGAAGGCTCCGACGCCACCATTCCCCTGGTGGCGACCAAGGGGCGTGCCAGTTATCTGGGCGAGCGTTCTCGGGGGCACCGGGATCCCGGCTCTCTGAGCGCCACCCTGATGATGGAGGCGGCGGCCGAGACCCTGGCGGGGGGCCCGGCGTCGTGA
- the dhaK gene encoding dihydroxyacetone kinase subunit DhaK codes for MKKLINRVEAVVDEATEGLGLAHPHLVRVNAEPRFVARADAPVQGKVSLVSGGGSGHEPLHGGFVGRGMLDAACPGEVFTSPVPDQMVEAAKAVHGGAGVLFIVKNYTGDVMNFELAAELLQAEGIAVRSVLVADDVAVENSLYTAGRRGVGGTVFVEKIAGAAAEAGASLEEVERIARQVSDNVRSMGMALTSCTVPAKGSPTFELGEDEMEIGIGIHGEPGRERMKLRPADEITEMLAGPVIEDLGLKQGEQVIAMVNGMGGTPLMELYIVYRKLAQILQQRGVAIARNLVGNYITSLEMQGCSITLLRADDELLRLWDAPVHTPALRWGV; via the coding sequence GTGAAGAAGCTGATCAACCGGGTCGAAGCGGTCGTGGACGAGGCGACGGAGGGCCTGGGCCTTGCCCATCCCCACCTGGTGCGGGTCAACGCCGAACCGCGGTTCGTGGCCCGGGCGGACGCCCCGGTGCAGGGCAAGGTGTCCCTGGTCTCCGGCGGCGGTTCCGGCCACGAGCCTCTGCACGGGGGCTTCGTCGGCCGCGGCATGCTGGATGCGGCCTGCCCCGGCGAGGTGTTCACCAGCCCCGTCCCCGACCAGATGGTCGAGGCCGCCAAGGCCGTCCACGGCGGCGCCGGGGTCCTGTTCATCGTCAAGAACTACACCGGCGACGTGATGAACTTCGAGCTGGCCGCGGAACTCCTGCAGGCCGAGGGCATCGCCGTGCGGTCCGTGCTGGTGGCGGACGACGTGGCGGTAGAGAACTCCCTGTATACCGCTGGCCGGCGCGGCGTCGGCGGGACCGTGTTCGTCGAGAAGATCGCCGGGGCCGCGGCGGAGGCAGGGGCCTCCCTGGAGGAGGTGGAGCGCATCGCCCGCCAGGTCAGCGACAACGTGCGCTCCATGGGCATGGCCCTGACCTCCTGCACGGTGCCGGCCAAGGGCTCGCCCACCTTCGAGCTGGGCGAGGACGAGATGGAGATCGGCATCGGCATCCACGGCGAGCCCGGCCGGGAGCGGATGAAGCTGCGGCCGGCCGACGAGATCACGGAGATGCTGGCGGGTCCCGTGATCGAGGACCTGGGCCTCAAGCAGGGCGAGCAGGTCATCGCCATGGTCAACGGCATGGGCGGTACGCCGCTGATGGAGCTCTACATCGTGTACCGGAAGCTGGCCCAGATCCTGCAGCAGCGGGGCGTCGCCATCGCCCGCAACCTGGTGGGGAACTACATCACGAGCCTGGAGATGCAGGGCTGTTCCATCACCCTGCTGCGGGCCGACGACGAGCTTCTGCGCCTGTGGGATGCGCCTGTGCACACGCCGGCCCTGCGGTGGGGCGTGTGA
- a CDS encoding MIP/aquaporin family protein: MSPFLGEVLGTAILILLGDGVVANVLLNRSKGQNSGWIVITTGWALAVTVAVYVVGHVSGAHINPAVTIGLAAIGQFDWAQVPSYIIAQMIGAFLGAVLVYVTYLPHWGITDDPELKLAVFSTGPAVRNPAANLVTEIIGTAALVLGVLGIGHPANNLAGGLSPLLVGFLVWSIGLSLGGPTGYAINPARDLGPRIAHAVLPIPGKGSSDWGYAWIPVVGPIIGGVLGAVLFQGLFG; the protein is encoded by the coding sequence GTGAGTCCTTTTCTCGGTGAGGTCCTCGGCACCGCGATCCTGATCCTCCTGGGCGACGGTGTCGTGGCCAACGTGCTGCTGAACCGGTCCAAGGGCCAGAACTCCGGCTGGATCGTCATCACCACCGGCTGGGCCCTGGCGGTGACCGTGGCGGTCTACGTGGTGGGGCACGTCAGCGGCGCCCACATCAACCCGGCGGTGACCATCGGCCTGGCGGCCATCGGCCAGTTCGACTGGGCCCAGGTGCCGTCCTACATCATCGCCCAGATGATCGGCGCCTTCCTCGGCGCCGTGCTGGTCTACGTGACCTACCTTCCCCACTGGGGTATCACCGACGACCCCGAGCTCAAGCTGGCGGTCTTCTCCACGGGGCCGGCGGTGCGCAACCCCGCCGCCAACCTGGTGACCGAGATCATCGGCACGGCGGCGCTGGTGCTGGGCGTGCTGGGCATCGGCCATCCGGCCAACAACCTGGCAGGCGGCCTGAGCCCTCTTCTGGTCGGCTTCCTGGTCTGGTCCATCGGCCTGTCGCTGGGTGGACCCACGGGCTACGCCATCAACCCGGCCCGTGACCTGGGGCCCCGCATCGCCCACGCCGTCCTGCCCATCCCCGGCAAGGGCAGCTCCGACTGGGGCTATGCCTGGATCCCCGTGGTCGGGCCGATCATCGGCGGCGTCTTGGGTGCCGTGCTCTTCCAGGGCCTGTTCGGCTGA